A genome region from Populus alba chromosome 5, ASM523922v2, whole genome shotgun sequence includes the following:
- the LOC140954310 gene encoding cytochrome P450 81D11-like: MVLVNAWSIHRNPDVWDDPLSFKPERFENGKGEPYRLLPFGLGRRGCPGEAMAFRVINLVMSQLLQCFEFSTVDGEEVDMTETAATLMLKITSLHLVCKARPNTHNLLA; encoded by the coding sequence ATGGTACTTGTAAATGCATGGTCCATTCACAGAAATCCAGACGTGTGGGATGATCCTTTAAGTTTTAAGCCTGAAAGATTTGAAAATGGGAAAGGTGAACCATACAGGCTACTGCCATTTGGGTTGGGAAGGAGAGGTTGTCCTGGAGAAGCCATGGCATTCAGAGTGATAAACTTGGTTATGAGCCAATTGCTTCAATGTTTTGAGTTCTCCACTGTTGATGGAGAGGAAGTCGATATGACAGAGACGGCTGCAACACTCATGTTGAAGATTACCTCATTGCATCTCGTGTGTAAAGCTCGCCCAAACACCCACAACCTCCTCGCTTAA